One genomic window of Cellulophaga sp. Hel_I_12 includes the following:
- a CDS encoding cation transporter, producing MNKTIFEISKMDCPSEENLIRMKLDGIQEIKNLDFDIPNRKLTVFHDGHNDQIEKSIIELKLGGKKISTEETNKKDFVENTNQKKLLWIVLAINFVFFIIEMTTGLISKSMGLVADSLDMLADSFVYGISLFAVGGTLIKKKRIAKIAGYFQITLAIIGFVEVLRRFFGAEKLPDFSTMIIVSILALIANGICLYILQKSKSKEEAHMKASMIFTSNDVIINLGVIISGILVNWLNSNKPDLIIGTIVFIVVIQGAFRILKLSK from the coding sequence TCCAAGAAATCAAAAATCTCGATTTTGACATTCCCAACCGAAAATTGACCGTTTTTCACGATGGTCATAACGACCAAATTGAAAAGTCAATTATCGAATTAAAATTAGGCGGAAAGAAAATCTCGACCGAAGAAACCAACAAAAAAGATTTTGTAGAAAACACCAACCAAAAAAAGCTACTTTGGATTGTACTGGCGATAAATTTTGTCTTCTTCATTATCGAAATGACCACAGGGCTCATCTCGAAATCAATGGGATTGGTTGCCGATAGTTTGGATATGCTTGCCGACAGTTTTGTTTACGGAATTAGCTTGTTTGCGGTTGGCGGAACGTTGATTAAGAAAAAACGGATTGCAAAAATTGCAGGCTATTTTCAGATAACACTTGCGATTATCGGATTTGTGGAAGTGTTGAGAAGATTTTTTGGAGCCGAGAAACTTCCCGATTTTTCAACGATGATTATCGTTTCGATTTTAGCACTTATCGCAAACGGAATTTGTCTTTACATTTTGCAAAAGTCAAAGAGCAAAGAAGAGGCACATATGAAAGCGAGTATGATTTTTACTTCCAATGACGTGATTATCAATTTGGGAGTAATAATCTCAGGAATTTTAGTGAATTGGCTAAATTCCAACAAACCTGATTTGATTATCGGAACAATCGTTTTTATAGTGGTAATACAAGGTGCATTTCGGATTTTGAAATTAAGTAAGTAA
- a CDS encoding TrkH family potassium uptake protein — protein MENKTYKKISNWYRKFQISKSPQMNLVWGFFLYTLIGFILLSIPLFHKTDIYFLDNLFISTSAISTTGLVTISVFDSYNFFGQFVIMALIQIGGIGYMTLTTYYLIFTTKKITHWHSKLIGAEFTLPNTIQIKDFIKSVIVFTLIMETIGAILFYFAFTNSGMGSLKAIWFSIFHSISSFCTAGFGLFNDGFESYQDNTFINTIISVLAISGSLGFIVITDLWYRIRGKSKEISFTTKIIVYGFLFLLFLGTLLIYTTESSSILSSNSSLMTSFFQAMSAMTTVGFNTIPIGELSLPILLLVTFLMYIGASPSGTAGGMKITTLTAMLSILKSRLFGQKKITFLNRLIPFERIYVATSTFMLYTSLIFLFSFLLSYFENFSFESILFEVASALGTVGLSTGITGDLSNIGKTLIIILMFIGRVGVLTFGFALLQQKDNDSKKIRADDLAV, from the coding sequence ATGGAAAATAAAACATACAAGAAAATATCTAATTGGTACCGAAAATTCCAAATTAGTAAATCACCTCAAATGAATTTAGTTTGGGGATTCTTTTTGTATACGCTCATTGGATTTATTTTACTGTCTATTCCTTTATTTCACAAAACCGATATATACTTTTTAGATAATTTGTTTATTTCGACTTCTGCAATTTCTACTACTGGACTTGTAACTATAAGCGTTTTCGATTCCTATAATTTTTTCGGTCAGTTTGTTATTATGGCATTAATACAAATTGGCGGAATTGGATATATGACGCTAACGACATACTATTTAATATTTACCACAAAAAAAATAACGCATTGGCATAGTAAATTAATAGGTGCGGAATTTACTTTACCCAATACAATTCAGATAAAAGATTTCATCAAAAGCGTTATTGTTTTTACTCTAATAATGGAAACTATTGGAGCTATACTTTTCTACTTTGCCTTTACCAATTCTGGAATGGGAAGTTTAAAAGCAATTTGGTTTTCAATTTTTCATAGTATTTCATCGTTTTGTACAGCTGGATTTGGATTGTTTAATGATGGTTTCGAAAGCTATCAAGACAATACTTTTATAAATACAATTATTTCTGTATTAGCAATTTCTGGTTCTTTGGGTTTTATTGTAATTACAGATTTGTGGTATCGAATTAGGGGTAAATCAAAAGAAATTTCGTTTACAACTAAAATCATTGTTTATGGCTTTTTGTTTTTGCTTTTTTTAGGTACTTTACTCATTTACACAACAGAGTCATCATCTATTCTCAGCTCAAATAGTTCACTAATGACCTCTTTCTTTCAAGCAATGTCAGCTATGACAACAGTTGGTTTTAACACTATACCTATAGGTGAATTATCCTTGCCAATATTGCTGCTTGTAACCTTTCTTATGTATATCGGAGCTTCGCCTTCGGGAACAGCAGGAGGAATGAAAATAACGACATTAACGGCAATGCTATCGATATTGAAAAGCCGATTGTTTGGTCAGAAAAAAATCACATTTTTAAACCGACTCATTCCATTTGAGAGAATATATGTTGCGACATCTACTTTTATGCTTTACACGAGTTTAATTTTCTTGTTTTCATTTTTACTTTCTTACTTTGAAAACTTTTCTTTTGAAAGCATATTATTTGAAGTAGCATCCGCTTTAGGAACTGTTGGATTAAGCACAGGAATTACAGGAGATTTATCTAATATTGGGAAAACATTGATAATTATTTTAATGTTTATTGGTCGAGTTGGAGTTCTAACTTTTGGATTTGCTTTGTTGCAACAAAAAGATAACGATTCTAAAAAAATCAGAGCTGATGATTTGGCTGTATGA